In Amycolatopsis jiangsuensis, the following proteins share a genomic window:
- a CDS encoding CapA family protein, which produces MITVAAVGDLILDEPDPASFLAPSARVLRAADVTVGHVEVPHSTTGTQVSTDVPAPPADPAALEALSEAGFDVVTLAGNHIFDAGEVGVTDTVAHARAAGLVPAGAGADLAEARTPAIVERGGLRIGVLSYNCVGPRESWATSRKAGCAYLHVLTHYELDHASPGGPPKIYTFADPDSLDTVAEDVARLRAEADVVLVGLHKGVGHTPAAVAMYESPVARAVVDAGADAVFGHHAHIMRGVEAYRGKPIFHGLGNFVTVTRALTPAEGGDSAERAAWAERRKALYGFAPDPAMPYYPFHPESRNTAIAFCRFDSGGLVDAGLVPCRIDDGGRPVPLPPGEDAEVVSYLEDITARAKLNGALVRRGGELLLAGAGRNQERTP; this is translated from the coding sequence ATGATCACCGTCGCCGCGGTCGGGGACCTGATCCTCGACGAGCCCGACCCCGCGTCGTTTCTCGCTCCGTCCGCGCGGGTCCTGCGTGCCGCCGACGTGACCGTGGGACACGTCGAGGTCCCGCATTCCACGACCGGCACGCAGGTCAGCACGGACGTGCCGGCCCCGCCGGCGGATCCGGCCGCGCTGGAAGCACTGTCCGAAGCGGGGTTCGACGTGGTCACCCTCGCGGGCAACCACATCTTCGACGCCGGCGAGGTGGGCGTGACCGACACCGTCGCGCACGCCCGTGCCGCGGGGCTGGTGCCGGCCGGTGCCGGGGCCGATCTGGCCGAGGCGCGCACTCCGGCCATCGTGGAGCGTGGCGGCCTGCGGATCGGCGTGCTGTCCTACAACTGCGTGGGTCCGAGAGAATCCTGGGCCACCTCACGCAAGGCCGGCTGCGCCTACCTCCACGTGCTCACCCACTACGAACTCGACCACGCGAGTCCCGGCGGGCCGCCGAAGATCTACACCTTCGCGGACCCGGACTCGCTGGACACGGTCGCCGAAGACGTGGCACGGCTGCGTGCGGAAGCCGATGTGGTCCTCGTGGGACTGCACAAGGGAGTCGGGCACACCCCGGCCGCGGTCGCGATGTACGAATCGCCCGTGGCGCGCGCGGTGGTCGACGCCGGAGCGGACGCTGTGTTCGGGCACCACGCACACATCATGCGGGGCGTCGAGGCGTACCGCGGGAAGCCGATCTTCCACGGCCTCGGCAACTTCGTCACCGTCACCCGTGCGCTGACGCCCGCCGAGGGCGGCGACAGCGCCGAACGCGCGGCCTGGGCCGAGCGGCGCAAGGCGCTGTACGGCTTCGCCCCGGATCCGGCGATGCCGTACTACCCGTTCCATCCGGAAAGCCGCAACACCGCGATCGCCTTCTGCCGCTTCGATTCCGGCGGCCTCGTCGACGCGGGGCTCGTGCCGTGCCGCATCGACGACGGCGGCCGCCCGGTGCCGCTTCCGCCGGGCGAAGACGCCGAAGTCGTGAGCTACCTCGAAGACATCACCGCGCGCGCGAAGCTCAACGGCGCGCTGGTCCGCCGCGGCGGCGAACTGCTGCTCGCCGGTGCGGGCCGCAACCAGGAGAGGACCCCATGA
- a CDS encoding amino acid ABC transporter ATP-binding protein encodes MNVVSLRGVTKRFGEHTALDQVDLDVAEGEVVVVIGPSGSGKSTLVRCVHQLEPIDGGAIHLDGELLGYEHHRGGLRPLPPRARAAQRRRIGMVFQQFNLFPHFTALRNVTEAPVRVHGRDRADTERAARELLERVGLGDRMGHYPRQLSGGQQQRVAIARALAVDPRVLLFDEPTSALDPELVEEVLGVLRGLARDGLTMVVVTHEMAFAREVADRIVFMEAGRILETGPPDRLFGSPSSARLRAFLARHTREVPA; translated from the coding sequence GTGAACGTGGTGAGCCTGCGTGGGGTGACGAAGCGCTTCGGCGAGCACACCGCGCTCGATCAGGTCGACCTCGACGTGGCCGAGGGCGAGGTCGTGGTGGTGATCGGCCCGTCCGGTTCCGGGAAGTCCACTCTGGTCCGCTGCGTGCACCAGCTCGAGCCGATCGACGGCGGGGCCATCCACCTCGACGGCGAACTGCTCGGCTACGAGCACCACCGCGGCGGGCTGCGGCCGTTGCCCCCGCGGGCGAGGGCGGCCCAGCGGAGGCGGATCGGGATGGTGTTCCAGCAGTTCAACCTGTTTCCGCACTTCACCGCACTGCGCAACGTCACCGAGGCGCCGGTCCGCGTGCACGGACGCGACCGTGCGGACACGGAGCGGGCCGCGCGGGAACTGCTCGAACGCGTCGGTCTCGGGGACCGCATGGGGCACTATCCACGCCAGCTGTCCGGCGGGCAGCAGCAACGGGTGGCGATCGCCCGTGCGCTGGCGGTGGATCCGCGCGTGCTGCTGTTCGACGAGCCGACCTCCGCGCTCGACCCGGAACTGGTCGAGGAGGTGCTCGGCGTGCTGCGCGGGCTCGCCCGCGACGGGCTGACGATGGTCGTGGTCACCCACGAGATGGCGTTCGCCCGCGAGGTCGCCGACCGGATCGTGTTCATGGAAGCCGGTCGCATCCTGGAAACCGGGCCACCGGACCGGCTTTTCGGCTCTCCGTCCAGCGCGCGGCTGCGCGCGTTCCTCGCCCGCCACACCCGGGAGGTACCGGCATGA
- a CDS encoding amino acid ABC transporter permease — protein MTATAAGPTTAAEAPDVATARRRRHPWRWVASLVLLVLAAEIVSFLVGNKRFQWDVVAANLFAPSVLAGLGTTVLLAVLAMLIGSVVGGLLAAAQLSDFGPLRWAATLYVGVFRGIPPLVQLIFWFNLAYLLPRLSIGVPFGPTIVSWNANDVITPLTAGVIGLSLVESAYLAEIIRAGVLGVEQGQREAASAMGFTPRQTFFRIVLPQAMRVILPPAGSQFISVLKGTALVSVIAMNDLLHAVQVIYNQTYQIVPMLIVACVWYLLVVTLLTFGQRRLERHFSRGHVRTPAAGGAA, from the coding sequence GTGACCGCGACCGCCGCCGGGCCGACCACCGCCGCCGAGGCCCCCGACGTGGCCACCGCCCGCCGCCGCCGGCACCCGTGGCGCTGGGTCGCGTCACTGGTGCTGCTCGTGCTCGCCGCCGAGATCGTCTCGTTCCTGGTGGGCAACAAGCGTTTCCAGTGGGACGTGGTCGCGGCCAACCTCTTCGCGCCGTCAGTGCTGGCCGGCCTCGGCACGACGGTGCTCCTGGCCGTGCTGGCGATGCTGATCGGCTCCGTGGTCGGCGGGTTGCTCGCCGCCGCGCAGCTGTCGGACTTCGGGCCGCTGCGCTGGGCCGCGACGCTGTACGTCGGTGTCTTCCGCGGTATCCCGCCGCTGGTGCAGCTGATCTTCTGGTTCAACCTCGCCTATCTGCTGCCGCGGCTGTCGATCGGCGTGCCGTTCGGGCCGACCATCGTGAGCTGGAACGCCAACGACGTGATCACCCCGCTCACCGCAGGCGTGATCGGGCTGTCGCTGGTCGAATCGGCCTACCTGGCCGAGATCATCCGCGCGGGCGTGCTCGGCGTCGAGCAGGGACAGCGGGAAGCCGCTTCCGCCATGGGGTTCACCCCGCGGCAGACCTTCTTCCGGATCGTGCTGCCGCAGGCGATGCGGGTGATCCTGCCCCCGGCGGGCAGCCAGTTCATCAGCGTGCTCAAGGGAACCGCGCTGGTGTCGGTGATCGCGATGAACGATCTGCTGCACGCCGTGCAGGTGATCTACAACCAGACCTACCAGATCGTGCCGATGCTGATCGTGGCGTGCGTGTGGTACCTCCTCGTGGTCACGTTGCTGACCTTCGGCCAGCGCCGTCTCGAACGGCATTTCTCCCGCGGGCACGTGCGGACTCCGGCGGCCGGAGGTGCGGCGTGA
- a CDS encoding transporter substrate-binding domain-containing protein, with amino-acid sequence MLAAALLLAGCGATFGDPSDDAQPAPAGSDASLHDALPDSVKSSGVLRFAGDSHPPYRTVASDGSITGIDKDFQDALGKVLGVRTEVSIVESLPAALQGMLADRYDAFNGPVKATAEREKQFDTVTWMTTRTSYVVPAKGSAAIKDAADLCGKRVALVAAGVVEQQVKNLSAYCRKNGKPAVQAVGLADTNSTLLATQSGRAEAAGMTQASAIDVTTQQKGAYTSVTQTEEQGATADKLALYVPKSTGLGPVMQKAWTELFRTGKYREIMKKWGLTEVMVSAPEFDAGTAS; translated from the coding sequence TTGCTGGCCGCTGCCCTCCTGCTCGCCGGCTGTGGCGCCACTTTCGGTGATCCGTCCGACGACGCCCAGCCCGCCCCCGCGGGGTCGGACGCGTCACTGCACGACGCGCTCCCCGATTCGGTCAAGAGCTCCGGAGTGCTGCGGTTCGCCGGCGACTCGCACCCGCCCTACCGGACAGTGGCCTCCGACGGCTCGATCACCGGGATCGACAAGGACTTCCAGGACGCGCTGGGCAAGGTACTGGGAGTGCGGACCGAGGTCAGCATCGTGGAAAGCCTGCCCGCGGCTCTGCAGGGCATGCTCGCCGACCGCTACGACGCGTTCAACGGACCGGTGAAAGCCACCGCGGAGCGCGAGAAGCAGTTCGACACCGTCACCTGGATGACGACGCGGACCTCCTACGTCGTGCCCGCCAAGGGATCCGCGGCGATCAAGGACGCCGCGGACCTGTGCGGCAAACGCGTCGCGCTCGTCGCCGCCGGCGTCGTGGAACAGCAGGTGAAAAACCTTTCCGCATACTGCCGCAAGAATGGGAAGCCCGCGGTGCAGGCGGTCGGGCTCGCGGACACGAACTCGACCCTGCTGGCCACGCAGTCCGGTCGCGCCGAGGCCGCGGGCATGACGCAGGCCTCGGCGATCGACGTGACCACCCAGCAGAAGGGTGCTTACACCTCGGTCACGCAGACCGAGGAGCAGGGTGCGACCGCCGACAAGCTCGCGCTGTACGTCCCGAAGTCCACCGGACTGGGCCCGGTGATGCAGAAGGCGTGGACCGAGCTGTTCCGCACCGGGAAGTACCGGGAGATCATGAAGAAGTGGGGCCTGACCGAGGTCATGGTGAGCGCGCCGGAGTTCGACGCCGGGACAGCGTCGTGA
- a CDS encoding PaaX family transcriptional regulator has protein sequence MPDEGRSRAEPQLLLTSLLGDYWYWRDEHIPSAALVRLLAEFGIGQENARAAMRRLAAKGLLTTSRAGRTTAYGIPPRTSDVIVSRTHRVLTFGATAPEWDGRWTVLVFSVPEQDRDVRNALRTRLRILGFAALYDGCWVSPHPMAGPARELVEELGIERATVLRAEEVPGGCDPATAFDLSALARQYADFEQAYLPLRKRLAAGRIGPAEALRARTELRVAWRGFPERDPDLPAVLLPAGWRRVEAQRLFLEVYDRLGPLAEQRFREVLAESSPALAGLAAHHDSARIAALFAEAGGTRGDTPFERAVEARRRADLGLRPRS, from the coding sequence ATGCCGGACGAGGGACGGTCGCGAGCCGAACCGCAGCTGCTGCTGACCTCGTTGCTGGGGGACTACTGGTACTGGCGTGACGAGCACATCCCGTCCGCCGCGCTGGTCCGGCTGCTCGCCGAATTCGGGATCGGGCAGGAGAACGCGCGCGCGGCGATGCGCAGGCTCGCCGCGAAGGGGCTGCTCACCACCTCCCGGGCCGGGCGGACAACGGCCTACGGCATTCCGCCGCGCACGAGCGACGTCATCGTGAGCCGCACGCACCGCGTGCTCACCTTCGGCGCCACCGCGCCCGAATGGGACGGGCGGTGGACGGTCCTGGTCTTCTCCGTGCCGGAGCAGGACCGGGACGTGCGCAACGCGTTGCGCACCCGGTTGCGGATCCTGGGTTTCGCCGCGCTCTACGACGGCTGCTGGGTCTCGCCGCATCCGATGGCGGGCCCCGCCCGCGAGCTGGTCGAAGAACTCGGCATCGAGCGCGCGACGGTGCTGCGTGCCGAGGAGGTGCCCGGCGGGTGCGACCCGGCCACGGCGTTCGACCTGTCGGCGCTCGCCCGGCAGTACGCCGATTTCGAGCAGGCCTACCTTCCGCTGCGGAAGCGCCTGGCCGCGGGACGGATCGGCCCGGCCGAGGCTCTGCGCGCCCGCACCGAGCTGCGCGTCGCCTGGCGCGGTTTTCCCGAGCGTGACCCGGATCTGCCTGCGGTGCTGCTGCCGGCGGGCTGGCGGCGGGTGGAGGCGCAGCGGCTGTTCCTCGAGGTTTACGACCGGCTCGGGCCGCTGGCCGAACAGCGGTTCCGCGAGGTGCTCGCCGAGTCCTCCCCGGCGCTGGCCGGGCTCGCCGCCCACCACGACAGCGCGCGGATCGCCGCGCTGTTCGCCGAGGCCGGCGGCACCCGCGGGGACACCCCGTTCGAGCGGGCCGTGGAGGCCCGCCGGCGGGCCGACCTGGGCCTGCGCCCGCGAAGCTGA
- a CDS encoding benzaldehyde dehydrogenase, which translates to MTLLDPATWQGRVFTGEWTAGRAGTGEVREPATGAALGSVGLADAADVTAAVGKAVAAQREWAARPATERAAVLLRAAGLFAAHAEEIGDWLVRESGSARVKAGIEIDGSAGECTQSAALATAPYGELLPSEGRVSFQRRTPAGVVAVISPFNFPLLLSMRSVAPALALGNAVLVKPDPRTAVCGGVAIARIFEEAGLPPGVLQVLPGGPDAGSALVEDPRVPVVSFTGSTRAGRAIGARAGELLKRAHLELGGNSALIVCEDADLDAAASCGAFGSFLHQGQICMATGRHLVHRSLYERYVELLARKADALAVGDPFTTDAALGPIIDGHQLAHVEDLVSRSVAAGARLVAGGRTDGPFFRPTVLADCHSGIPAYAEEVFGPVACVRPFDTLDEAAELAADTEYGLSLGVLTADPAAGLALAERIPSGLVHINDQTVNDDPAAPFGGVGASGTGRVGGARANLEAFTETQWVTVRAQTARYPF; encoded by the coding sequence GTGACACTCCTCGATCCCGCGACGTGGCAGGGCCGGGTCTTCACCGGTGAGTGGACCGCGGGTCGGGCCGGGACCGGTGAGGTCCGGGAGCCGGCCACCGGTGCGGCTCTCGGGTCGGTCGGGCTGGCCGATGCGGCGGACGTGACCGCTGCCGTCGGAAAAGCCGTTGCGGCGCAACGGGAATGGGCGGCCCGCCCGGCGACGGAACGGGCTGCGGTGCTGCTGCGCGCGGCCGGCCTCTTCGCCGCGCACGCCGAGGAGATCGGCGACTGGCTCGTCCGCGAATCCGGTTCGGCGCGGGTCAAGGCGGGCATCGAGATCGACGGTTCGGCGGGCGAGTGCACCCAGTCGGCGGCGCTGGCCACGGCACCGTACGGGGAACTGCTGCCCAGCGAGGGCCGGGTGAGTTTTCAGCGGCGGACGCCGGCTGGGGTCGTCGCGGTGATTTCGCCGTTCAACTTTCCGCTGCTGCTGTCGATGCGTTCGGTCGCACCGGCGCTGGCCCTCGGCAACGCCGTGCTCGTCAAGCCGGATCCGCGCACCGCGGTGTGCGGGGGTGTGGCGATCGCCCGGATCTTCGAGGAGGCCGGGCTGCCACCCGGTGTGCTGCAGGTGCTGCCCGGTGGTCCGGACGCAGGTTCCGCGCTGGTCGAGGACCCCCGCGTCCCGGTCGTGTCCTTCACCGGTTCGACCCGCGCCGGACGCGCGATCGGCGCCCGCGCCGGCGAACTGCTCAAGCGCGCACACTTGGAGCTGGGTGGCAACAGCGCCCTGATCGTGTGCGAGGACGCGGACCTCGACGCGGCCGCCTCGTGCGGCGCTTTCGGGAGTTTCCTGCACCAGGGCCAGATCTGCATGGCCACCGGACGGCATCTGGTGCACCGCTCGCTCTACGAGCGTTACGTGGAGCTGCTGGCGCGCAAGGCGGACGCGCTCGCCGTCGGCGATCCGTTCACCACCGACGCCGCACTCGGCCCGATCATCGACGGGCACCAGCTGGCGCACGTCGAGGACCTGGTTTCCCGCAGCGTCGCCGCCGGTGCCCGGCTCGTCGCGGGCGGCAGGACCGACGGCCCGTTCTTCCGTCCCACCGTGCTCGCCGACTGCCACTCCGGGATTCCCGCCTACGCGGAGGAAGTCTTCGGCCCGGTCGCCTGCGTCCGGCCGTTCGACACCCTCGACGAGGCCGCCGAACTGGCCGCCGACACCGAATACGGGCTCAGCCTCGGCGTGCTCACCGCCGATCCCGCCGCGGGACTGGCACTGGCCGAGCGCATCCCTTCCGGGCTGGTGCACATCAACGACCAGACCGTGAACGACGATCCGGCCGCGCCGTTCGGCGGCGTCGGTGCTTCGGGCACCGGTCGCGTCGGCGGCGCCCGCGCCAACCTCGAAGCCTTCACCGAGACCCAGTGGGTCACCGTTCGCGCGCAGACCGCGCGCTACCCGTTCTGA
- a CDS encoding p-hydroxycinnamoyl CoA hydratase/lyase codes for MAAPVTERTDTPWGDTVLVEFDEGIAWVSLNRPAKRNAMNPALNDEMVATLDALEADPRCRALVLTGAGEAFSAGMDLKEYFREVDESGDPAVQIRVRRASAEWQWKRLANWSKPTIAMVNGWCFGGAFTPLVACDLAISAEDAQYGLSEINWGIPPGGVVSRALAATVPQRDALYFIMTGEPFDGRRAAEMRLVNEAVPAERLRERTRELAAKLAAMNPAVLRAAKVGYKLAQEMPWEQAEDYLYAKLEQSQFLDASHGREKGMTQFLDDKTYRPGLGAYSSDA; via the coding sequence ATGGCCGCACCTGTCACCGAGCGCACCGATACCCCTTGGGGCGACACCGTTCTCGTCGAGTTCGACGAGGGCATCGCCTGGGTTTCGCTCAACCGTCCCGCCAAGCGCAACGCGATGAACCCCGCGCTCAACGACGAGATGGTCGCCACCCTCGACGCGCTCGAAGCCGATCCGCGCTGCCGGGCCCTCGTGCTCACCGGCGCCGGTGAGGCGTTCTCCGCCGGGATGGACCTCAAGGAGTACTTCCGAGAGGTCGACGAGTCCGGTGATCCCGCCGTGCAGATCCGGGTCCGCCGCGCGAGTGCCGAATGGCAGTGGAAGCGACTGGCGAACTGGTCCAAGCCGACGATCGCGATGGTCAACGGCTGGTGCTTCGGCGGGGCGTTCACCCCGCTCGTCGCCTGCGATCTCGCCATCAGCGCGGAAGACGCGCAGTACGGGCTGTCCGAGATCAACTGGGGCATCCCGCCGGGCGGGGTCGTCAGCCGGGCACTGGCGGCGACCGTGCCGCAGCGCGACGCGCTGTACTTCATCATGACCGGCGAACCGTTCGACGGCCGCCGCGCCGCGGAGATGCGGCTGGTCAACGAAGCGGTGCCGGCCGAGCGGCTGCGCGAACGCACCCGCGAGCTGGCCGCGAAACTGGCGGCGATGAACCCGGCCGTACTGCGGGCGGCGAAGGTCGGCTACAAGCTCGCCCAGGAAATGCCCTGGGAACAGGCCGAGGACTACCTGTACGCCAAGCTCGAGCAGTCGCAGTTCCTCGACGCCTCGCACGGCCGGGAAAAGGGCATGACCCAGTTCCTCGACGACAAGACCTACCGGCCCGGACTCGGCGCATACTCCAGCGATGCGTGA
- a CDS encoding acyl-CoA synthetase — protein MRDEGLGSWPARRARMTPDRIALVHGEERITYAELAARTAAVAAGLRRLGVRRGDRVGYLGPNHPAYLETLFATAALGAVFVPVNTRLAAPEVEFVLSDAGVSVLVHAGDRAGTGPVVREHLVLGGSYEELREAGSGQLPDEPVGLDDPCLIMYTSGSTGRPKGAVLSHGNLTWNCVNVLVESDLAGDEVVLVAAPLFHAAALGMSCLPALLKGGACVLVESFDPAETLELIARHRVTTLFGVPAMYEAVAAQPAWETADLSSVRTLLCGGSPVPSPTIRRYLDRGLVFVQGYGMTEAAPGVLLLDREAVRTKAGSAGVPSFFTDVRLAALEGEPDGRGEILVRGPNVMLGYWNRPEATETALAGGWLHSGDVATVDGDGCYTIVDRLKELIISGGENVYPAEVEAALCEHPDVELCAVVGVPDEKWGEVPHAVVVARPGAEVTEDGLRGFARTRLAGYKVPRRVEFWPELPRTGSGKVRKTEVRERLR, from the coding sequence ATGCGTGACGAGGGACTTGGTTCGTGGCCCGCCCGCCGGGCCCGGATGACACCGGACCGGATCGCGCTCGTGCACGGCGAAGAGCGGATCACTTACGCGGAGCTGGCCGCGCGCACGGCGGCCGTCGCGGCCGGGCTGCGGCGCCTCGGCGTGCGCCGCGGTGACCGCGTCGGGTACCTCGGGCCGAACCACCCGGCCTACCTGGAAACCCTCTTCGCGACCGCGGCACTCGGTGCGGTGTTCGTCCCGGTCAACACGCGGCTCGCGGCGCCGGAGGTCGAGTTCGTCCTGTCCGACGCCGGGGTGTCGGTGCTGGTCCACGCCGGGGACCGCGCCGGCACCGGTCCGGTGGTCCGCGAGCACCTGGTGCTGGGCGGCAGTTACGAGGAGCTGCGCGAGGCCGGGTCCGGGCAGCTCCCGGACGAGCCCGTCGGGCTCGACGACCCGTGCCTGATCATGTACACCTCAGGCTCCACCGGCCGGCCCAAGGGCGCGGTGCTCTCGCACGGCAACCTCACCTGGAACTGCGTCAACGTCCTCGTCGAGTCCGATCTGGCCGGGGACGAGGTGGTGCTGGTGGCCGCCCCGCTGTTCCACGCGGCGGCCCTGGGCATGTCGTGCCTGCCGGCGCTGCTCAAGGGCGGCGCTTGTGTGCTGGTGGAGTCGTTCGACCCGGCGGAGACGCTGGAGCTGATCGCCCGCCATCGGGTCACCACGCTGTTCGGCGTTCCGGCGATGTACGAGGCGGTCGCGGCGCAGCCGGCGTGGGAGACCGCGGACCTGTCGAGCGTGCGGACGCTGCTGTGCGGCGGGTCGCCGGTGCCGTCGCCGACCATCCGGCGCTACCTCGACCGTGGCCTGGTCTTCGTGCAGGGCTACGGAATGACCGAGGCCGCACCGGGGGTGCTGCTGCTCGACCGGGAAGCGGTGCGCACCAAGGCCGGGTCGGCGGGCGTGCCGTCGTTCTTCACCGACGTCCGCCTCGCCGCGCTGGAAGGTGAACCGGACGGCCGTGGCGAGATCCTGGTACGCGGCCCGAACGTGATGCTGGGCTACTGGAACCGCCCCGAGGCGACCGAGACCGCGCTGGCCGGTGGGTGGCTGCATTCCGGTGACGTGGCCACAGTGGACGGTGACGGCTGCTACACGATCGTCGACCGGCTCAAGGAGCTGATCATCTCCGGCGGCGAGAACGTGTACCCGGCCGAGGTGGAGGCCGCGCTGTGCGAACATCCGGACGTCGAGCTGTGCGCGGTGGTCGGAGTGCCCGACGAGAAGTGGGGCGAGGTGCCGCACGCGGTCGTCGTCGCCCGGCCCGGTGCCGAGGTGACCGAGGACGGCCTGCGCGGCTTCGCCCGCACCCGGCTCGCCGGGTACAAGGTGCCGCGGCGGGTCGAGTTCTGGCCGGAGCTGCCGCGTACCGGCTCGGGCAAGGTCCGCAAGACCGAGGTCCGGGAGCGGCTGCGATGA
- a CDS encoding MarR family winged helix-turn-helix transcriptional regulator produces the protein MDEPLTLYLVKRLELAIRARMDEALRPVGLTTLQFTALTALRRRGDLSSAQLARRSFVTPQTMNEMVRTLENQGHVARERDPDNRRVLLLRLTDPGRALLERCDPLIEAIEQSILGAIPSVQHALFRQSLELGYDALAEEAP, from the coding sequence ATGGACGAACCGCTGACGCTGTACCTGGTCAAGCGCCTCGAACTGGCGATCAGGGCCCGGATGGACGAGGCACTGCGCCCGGTCGGGCTGACCACGCTGCAGTTCACCGCCCTGACCGCGCTGCGCCGGCGCGGCGACCTGTCCTCCGCGCAGCTGGCGCGGCGGTCGTTCGTCACCCCGCAGACGATGAACGAGATGGTGCGCACGCTCGAGAACCAGGGCCACGTCGCGCGCGAACGCGATCCGGACAACCGCCGCGTGCTGCTGCTCCGGCTGACCGATCCGGGCCGCGCGCTGCTCGAACGCTGCGACCCGCTGATCGAGGCGATCGAGCAGTCGATCCTCGGTGCCATCCCGTCCGTGCAGCACGCGTTGTTCCGCCAGAGCCTGGAGCTGGGCTACGACGCACTCGCCGAGGAGGCACCGTGA
- a CDS encoding amidohydrolase family protein, producing the protein MNVDRLTAIDVHTHVEQDGHGSFSLDEELLDASAAYFRAGQDRTPTVVAIAEHYRARDMAAVVFTVDASTGLGHPALSSEEVLDAAARFPDTLIPFGSVDPHTAGPERIRELVARGARGFKFHPSLQAFSPDDRAYYPLYEAIAEAGVPALFHTGQTGIGAGLPGGRGIRLRLSAPMLLDDVAADFPRLNIVLAHPSVPWQDEAIAIATHKANVFIDLSGWRPKYFPPQLVRAADTVLRDKVLFGSDFPVVTPDRWLADFAQLPIRDEVRPLILKDNAVALLGLS; encoded by the coding sequence GTGAACGTGGACCGGCTCACCGCCATCGACGTCCACACGCACGTCGAACAGGACGGCCACGGGTCGTTCTCGCTGGACGAAGAGCTGCTGGACGCCTCGGCCGCGTACTTCCGCGCCGGGCAGGACCGCACGCCCACGGTCGTGGCCATCGCGGAGCACTACCGCGCGCGGGACATGGCCGCGGTCGTGTTCACCGTCGACGCGTCGACCGGCTTGGGCCATCCCGCGCTGTCGAGCGAGGAGGTCCTCGACGCCGCCGCGCGGTTCCCGGACACGCTGATCCCGTTCGGTTCGGTCGACCCGCACACCGCCGGTCCGGAGCGGATCCGCGAACTGGTCGCCCGCGGTGCCCGCGGGTTCAAGTTCCACCCGTCGCTGCAGGCCTTCTCCCCGGACGACCGGGCGTACTATCCGCTGTACGAGGCGATCGCCGAAGCGGGCGTGCCCGCGCTGTTCCACACCGGCCAGACCGGGATCGGCGCCGGCCTGCCCGGCGGACGCGGGATCCGGCTGCGGCTGTCCGCGCCGATGCTGCTCGACGACGTCGCCGCGGACTTCCCGCGGCTGAACATCGTGCTGGCGCATCCGTCGGTGCCGTGGCAGGACGAGGCGATCGCGATCGCCACGCACAAGGCCAACGTGTTCATCGACCTGTCCGGCTGGCGGCCGAAGTACTTCCCGCCGCAGCTCGTGCGGGCCGCGGACACGGTGCTGCGGGACAAGGTGCTGTTCGGCTCGGACTTCCCGGTCGTCACCCCGGACCGGTGGCTCGCGGACTTCGCGCAGCTGCCGATCCGGGACGAGGTGCGGCCGCTGATCCTCAAGGACAACGCCGTGGCGCTGCTCGGGCTGTCGTGA